In one Novosphingopyxis iocasae genomic region, the following are encoded:
- a CDS encoding DUF421 domain-containing protein has protein sequence MNDSSDWFIGWDALGDVLISALLFYLLIVILVRVMGKRTTAQLNNFDWIINITVGSLAASGILLDSVPATHAADAIIVIALLQFALTWLAVRSDFVTKLIKASPTLLTHKGNVLENSMLGARISQAELYSVLRAHGITDVKDANWVILESDGSMTVLPRNETDLHDAGSMGNVDTPEDLPEPAERSQN, from the coding sequence ATGAATGACAGTAGTGATTGGTTTATCGGTTGGGATGCGCTTGGCGATGTCCTGATCTCAGCATTATTATTCTATCTGCTGATCGTGATTCTGGTGCGCGTAATGGGCAAACGCACGACCGCGCAGCTCAACAATTTCGACTGGATCATCAACATCACCGTGGGAAGTCTTGCCGCTTCGGGCATACTTCTCGACAGCGTCCCCGCCACGCATGCCGCCGATGCGATCATTGTCATCGCCTTGCTGCAGTTCGCGCTGACCTGGCTCGCGGTTCGATCCGACTTCGTGACCAAGTTGATCAAGGCATCGCCAACCCTGCTGACGCACAAGGGAAATGTCCTTGAAAATTCGATGCTTGGCGCGCGCATATCGCAGGCCGAGCTATACAGCGTTCTGAGGGCGCACGGGATTACTGATGTGAAAGACGCGAACTGGGTGATCCTGGAGTCGGACGGCTCGATGACCGTGCTCCCCCGCAACGAAACCGATCTTCACGATGCAGGATCGATGGGGAATGTCGACACGCCCGAAGATCTGCCCGAACCTGCCGAGCGGTCGCAGAACTGA
- a CDS encoding NAD-dependent succinate-semialdehyde dehydrogenase, whose amino-acid sequence MTIDTRNPATGEQLESYAELTEGEIETKLAKAADRYADWRQSDYKTRTDLLASIADAFESRSEELGRQITLEMGKTFASAKAEAEKCATAFRFYAENGPALLEDQPWERADGKVYTRYLPMGPVLAVMPWNFPLWQAVRFLAPTIMAGNVGLLKHASVTMGCAELMDQVLRDAGAPEGLFQNLVIKSDAVAAIVEDDRIVAATLTGSEGAGSAVAETAGKCLKKMVLELGGSDPFIVMPSADISDAAEKAVKARIQNTGQSCICGKRMIVHADVYDAFMDKFRAGMKAVTWGDPFDENTDMGPLSSFDQRDTVLDQIEKVRQTDATVEFGGEAMGDDGAFMDAGIISGMTTDNPLMEEELFGPVAMVFKAKDADDAIRIANASPYGLGSAVFTQDEDEQQRFANEIESGMTAFNQVLASMPEAPFGGIKRSGYGRELSAFGLHEFMNAKTVFAS is encoded by the coding sequence ATGACCATTGATACCCGCAATCCCGCCACCGGCGAACAGCTGGAAAGCTATGCCGAGCTGACCGAGGGTGAGATCGAGACCAAGCTTGCCAAGGCGGCAGACCGCTATGCCGATTGGCGCCAGAGCGATTACAAGACTCGCACCGATCTCCTCGCCTCCATCGCCGATGCATTCGAAAGCCGCAGCGAAGAGCTGGGCCGTCAGATTACGCTGGAAATGGGCAAGACCTTCGCCTCGGCCAAAGCGGAAGCGGAGAAATGCGCTACAGCCTTCCGCTTCTACGCCGAAAACGGCCCCGCGCTACTGGAGGATCAGCCGTGGGAGCGTGCCGACGGCAAGGTCTATACCCGCTACCTGCCGATGGGCCCGGTACTGGCCGTCATGCCCTGGAACTTCCCGCTCTGGCAGGCTGTCCGCTTTCTCGCGCCGACCATCATGGCCGGCAATGTCGGCCTGCTGAAACATGCCAGCGTAACCATGGGCTGCGCCGAACTGATGGACCAGGTGCTGCGCGATGCGGGTGCGCCGGAGGGCCTCTTCCAGAACCTCGTGATCAAATCCGATGCGGTGGCGGCCATTGTGGAGGATGACCGGATCGTCGCCGCCACCTTGACCGGCAGCGAAGGTGCCGGCTCCGCGGTTGCGGAGACGGCGGGCAAGTGTCTGAAAAAAATGGTGCTGGAACTGGGCGGCTCCGATCCGTTCATCGTCATGCCGTCCGCCGACATTTCCGATGCAGCGGAAAAGGCGGTGAAGGCGCGCATCCAGAACACCGGCCAGAGCTGCATCTGCGGCAAGCGCATGATCGTCCACGCAGATGTCTATGACGCGTTCATGGACAAGTTCCGCGCGGGTATGAAGGCCGTGACCTGGGGCGATCCGTTCGATGAAAACACCGACATGGGGCCACTCTCCAGCTTCGATCAGCGCGATACCGTACTCGATCAGATCGAAAAGGTTCGCCAGACGGACGCCACCGTCGAATTTGGCGGCGAAGCGATGGGCGATGACGGCGCGTTCATGGACGCTGGTATTATTTCCGGCATGACCACCGACAATCCACTGATGGAAGAAGAACTGTTCGGCCCCGTCGCGATGGTCTTCAAGGCGAAGGACGCGGACGACGCGATCCGCATCGCCAACGCCTCCCCTTATGGGCTGGGATCGGCCGTCTTCACGCAGGACGAGGATGAACAGCAGCGCTTCGCCAACGAAATCGAATCGGGCATGACCGCGTTCAATCAGGTGCTCGCATCCATGCCCGAAGCCCCCTTCGGCGGCATCAAGCGCTCCGGCTATGGCCGCGAACTCAGCGCTTTCGGCCTGCACGAATTCATGAATGCGAAGACCGTGTTTGCCAGCTGA